From Saccharothrix espanaensis DSM 44229, the proteins below share one genomic window:
- a CDS encoding AfsR/SARP family transcriptional regulator produces the protein MTLSQDEFGVLGPLVVRREGRIVPVTAAKHRIVLATLLLGANRSVPAGDLIRRVWGETPPDRAAQTLPVYVMRLRRALGDPQLIHTTPTGYRIDLPHDALDLHRFDALAEEGAARAAADDFAGACAVFEQALGHWRGSPLADVPSESLHETEASNLAERRLRVTSELIDVKLRLGRCDEVIADLRRLTAQHPLREQFWSQLMVALYRADRQADALDAFRQASTALARELGVDPSDGLRAVHHAILTGDPALHQPAANSWAPVSQLPAPVGNFVGRGAELARVTGLLTRAAATVVVCGPPGVGKTAFATSVGHAVRDRYPDGQLYVNLRGHSTSPPLPTSAVLARFLRAMGVRADHIPVDEDDLVRGYRARLRGRRVLITLDNAASVEQVLPLLPGEPGCSVLITSRNELRDPLRATLVRLDVLRGDEAWKLLARSLGPEAAMAQFDAIAELARLCGYLPLALRIALGNLVGLPHADIASYVDELRGGDRLSALAVDNDDTAAVRRAFDLSYAALRPAAARLFRLVGLAPGPDLSAFGAAALLDAPEAEARRLLEELASAHLVQRVGVDRFAVHDLLHDYAADRAAAAGEDAGSARRRLFEWYLRTAADVGNVLYPELRPPSAPPVGTALTADAARAWLTAERPSVLAATEHCASEGPLELSWQLIDAVSGYFGTHGHHVEFVRAISAALGAARRAGDADAETSMLVWLAAEHRNLGNLRTARRYLREASPSGRTLWLHAGLDGVVNLELGEFGAAADAFSRMMDLTSVLPSIPHIRVGGLAGLGALDLMRGDYPSAKAHLREGLELARAAEGVNMVATCAALLGRCHTAEGDYPRAVALLRQALADWYRTGARHARADAMAHLATALCLGGEHPEALRTAQRSLALVQELGGSPRIECEVHNALGLVLRHLGKPGRAVAAHLRALELATACDYRYGAAVAHLHLVKAMASDGRRADATRHARIGHELATRSDFGGIAALAAGLLAELD, from the coding sequence TTGACCCTGTCGCAGGACGAGTTCGGCGTGCTCGGGCCGCTGGTGGTCCGCCGGGAGGGCAGGATCGTCCCGGTCACCGCCGCGAAGCACCGGATCGTCCTGGCGACGCTGCTGCTGGGCGCGAACCGCTCGGTGCCGGCGGGCGACCTGATCCGCCGGGTGTGGGGTGAGACGCCGCCGGACCGCGCCGCGCAGACCCTCCCGGTGTACGTGATGCGGCTGCGCCGGGCGCTGGGCGACCCGCAGCTGATCCACACCACGCCGACCGGCTACCGGATCGACCTGCCGCACGACGCGCTGGACCTGCACCGGTTCGACGCCCTGGCCGAGGAGGGCGCGGCGCGGGCGGCGGCCGACGACTTCGCCGGGGCGTGCGCGGTCTTCGAGCAGGCGCTGGGCCACTGGCGGGGTTCGCCGCTGGCGGACGTGCCGTCGGAGTCGCTGCACGAGACCGAGGCGTCGAACCTGGCCGAGCGCCGGCTGCGGGTGACCTCCGAGCTGATCGACGTGAAGCTGCGGCTGGGCCGCTGCGACGAGGTGATCGCCGACCTGCGCCGGCTGACCGCGCAGCACCCGTTGCGCGAGCAGTTCTGGTCGCAGCTGATGGTGGCGCTGTACCGGGCGGACCGGCAGGCCGACGCGCTGGACGCGTTCCGGCAGGCGAGCACGGCGCTGGCGCGCGAGCTGGGCGTGGACCCCAGCGACGGGCTGCGCGCGGTGCACCACGCGATCCTGACCGGGGACCCGGCGCTGCACCAGCCGGCCGCGAACTCGTGGGCCCCGGTGTCGCAGCTGCCCGCGCCGGTGGGCAACTTCGTCGGGCGCGGGGCGGAGTTGGCGCGGGTGACCGGGTTGCTGACCCGGGCGGCGGCGACGGTCGTGGTGTGCGGGCCGCCGGGGGTGGGCAAGACGGCGTTCGCCACGTCGGTGGGCCACGCGGTGCGCGACCGCTACCCCGACGGCCAGCTCTACGTGAACCTGCGCGGGCACTCGACCTCGCCGCCGCTGCCCACCTCGGCGGTGCTGGCCCGGTTCCTGCGGGCGATGGGCGTGCGCGCGGACCACATCCCGGTGGACGAGGACGACCTGGTGCGCGGCTACCGGGCCCGGCTGCGCGGCCGGAGGGTGCTGATCACGCTGGACAACGCCGCGTCGGTGGAGCAGGTGCTGCCGCTGCTGCCCGGCGAGCCGGGCTGCTCGGTGCTGATCACCAGCCGCAACGAGCTGCGCGACCCGTTGCGCGCCACGCTGGTCCGGCTGGACGTGCTGCGCGGCGACGAGGCGTGGAAGCTGCTGGCCCGGTCGCTGGGGCCGGAGGCGGCGATGGCGCAGTTCGACGCGATCGCCGAGCTGGCACGGCTGTGCGGGTACCTGCCGCTGGCGCTGCGGATCGCGCTGGGCAACCTGGTCGGTCTGCCGCACGCGGACATCGCGTCCTACGTGGACGAGCTGCGCGGCGGCGACCGGCTCTCCGCGCTGGCGGTGGACAACGACGACACGGCGGCGGTGCGGCGGGCGTTCGACCTGTCCTACGCGGCGCTGCGGCCGGCCGCGGCGCGGTTGTTCCGGCTGGTCGGGTTGGCGCCCGGCCCGGACCTCAGCGCGTTCGGCGCGGCGGCCCTGCTGGACGCGCCGGAGGCGGAGGCCCGCCGGCTGCTGGAGGAGCTGGCCTCGGCGCACCTGGTGCAGCGGGTGGGGGTGGACCGGTTCGCGGTGCACGACCTGCTGCACGACTACGCGGCGGACCGGGCGGCGGCGGCCGGCGAGGACGCGGGGTCGGCGCGGCGGCGGCTGTTCGAGTGGTACCTGCGCACCGCGGCCGACGTGGGCAACGTGCTCTACCCGGAGCTGCGCCCGCCGTCCGCGCCCCCGGTGGGCACGGCGCTGACCGCGGACGCGGCGCGGGCGTGGCTGACCGCGGAGCGGCCGAGCGTGCTGGCGGCGACCGAGCACTGCGCGTCGGAGGGGCCGCTGGAGCTGTCGTGGCAGTTGATCGACGCGGTCAGCGGGTACTTCGGCACGCACGGGCACCACGTGGAGTTCGTGCGGGCGATCAGCGCGGCGCTGGGCGCGGCCCGGCGGGCGGGCGACGCGGACGCCGAGACGTCGATGCTGGTGTGGTTGGCGGCCGAGCACCGCAACCTGGGCAACCTGCGCACCGCGCGGCGCTACCTGCGCGAGGCGTCGCCGTCGGGCCGGACGCTGTGGCTGCACGCGGGCCTGGACGGCGTGGTGAACCTGGAGCTGGGCGAGTTCGGGGCGGCGGCCGACGCGTTCTCCCGGATGATGGACCTGACCTCGGTGCTGCCGTCGATCCCGCACATCCGGGTGGGCGGCCTGGCCGGGCTGGGCGCGCTGGACCTGATGCGCGGCGACTACCCGAGCGCCAAGGCGCACCTGCGGGAGGGGCTGGAGCTGGCCCGTGCGGCGGAGGGCGTGAACATGGTCGCGACCTGCGCCGCGTTGCTGGGCCGCTGCCACACCGCGGAGGGCGACTACCCCCGGGCGGTGGCGCTGCTGCGGCAGGCGTTGGCGGACTGGTACCGGACGGGCGCGCGGCACGCCCGCGCGGACGCGATGGCGCACCTGGCGACCGCGCTGTGCCTGGGCGGCGAGCACCCGGAGGCGTTGCGCACCGCGCAGCGGTCGCTGGCGCTGGTGCAGGAGCTGGGCGGCAGCCCGCGCATCGAGTGCGAGGTGCACAACGCGCTCGGCCTGGTGCTGCGCCACCTGGGCAAGCCGGGCCGGGCGGTGGCCGCGCACCTGCGCGCGCTGGAGCTGGCCACGGCGTGCGACTACCGCTACGGGGCGGCCGTGGCGCACCTGCACCTGGTGAAGGCCATGGCGTCCGACGGCCGGCGCGCGGACGCCACCCGACACGCCCGCATCGGCCACGAACTGGCCACCCGCAGCGATTTCGGCGGGATCGCGGCACTGGCCGCCGGCCTGCTCGCCGAGCTGGACTGA
- a CDS encoding LytR/AlgR family response regulator transcription factor → MTSGLPCPVCEGPERRGALERTLRVLAVDDEAPALDDLVYLLRSDPRVAHVEGVTDATKALRTLHRAMDAGQSVDAVFLDIRMPGLDGLDLARVLSRFAQPPPIVFVTAHQEPAVEAFELKALDYLLKPVRPERLAESVHRIVHEVLDAKGTEPAAPAPTDKAPDVGDEVIPVELGGITRFIRLADIRYVEAHGDYARLHTATGSGLVRAALNGLEERWRSAGFVRIHRSHLVSLGHIDELRLEDGHLSVNIGGAVLPVSRRHARHLRQLLVRRNRQPS, encoded by the coding sequence ATGACGTCTGGACTGCCGTGCCCGGTGTGCGAAGGGCCGGAACGCCGCGGGGCGCTGGAGCGCACGCTCCGGGTGCTCGCGGTGGACGACGAGGCACCGGCCCTGGACGACCTGGTCTACCTGCTCAGGTCCGACCCCCGGGTGGCGCACGTCGAGGGCGTCACGGACGCGACGAAGGCGCTGCGGACGTTGCACCGGGCGATGGACGCGGGCCAGTCGGTGGACGCGGTCTTCCTGGACATCCGGATGCCCGGCCTCGACGGGCTCGACCTGGCCCGGGTGCTGTCCCGGTTCGCCCAGCCGCCGCCGATCGTGTTCGTCACCGCCCACCAGGAGCCCGCGGTCGAGGCCTTCGAGCTCAAGGCGCTGGACTACCTGCTCAAGCCGGTCCGCCCGGAGCGGCTGGCCGAGTCGGTGCACCGGATCGTGCACGAGGTGCTGGACGCCAAGGGCACCGAGCCCGCCGCGCCCGCGCCCACCGACAAGGCACCCGACGTCGGTGACGAGGTCATCCCGGTCGAGCTGGGCGGGATCACCCGGTTCATCCGGCTCGCCGACATCCGGTACGTGGAGGCGCACGGCGACTACGCCCGCCTGCACACGGCCACCGGCAGCGGGCTGGTGCGGGCCGCGCTCAACGGCCTGGAGGAGCGCTGGCGGTCGGCCGGGTTCGTCCGCATCCACCGCAGCCACCTGGTGTCGCTGGGCCACATCGACGAGCTGCGCCTGGAGGACGGGCACCTGAGCGTGAACATCGGCGGCGCGGTGCTGCCGGTGAGCCGCCGGCACGCCCGGCACCTGCGCCAGTTGCTGGTGCGCCGCAACCGGCAGCCGTCGTGA
- a CDS encoding DUF485 domain-containing protein, whose product MTSPRTRAPRAPRPYPASREIDEQSDLGAVYMRSLIRTQRRLGLLLCAVVCGSVAGLPLVFTLVPSVAAQRLFGLPLPWLLLGGLVFPVFVAAGWFYVRQAERGEREFAELVERS is encoded by the coding sequence GTGACCAGTCCCCGCACGCGCGCGCCCCGCGCGCCCCGGCCGTACCCGGCGTCGCGCGAGATCGACGAGCAGAGCGACCTGGGCGCGGTCTACATGCGGTCGCTGATCCGCACGCAGCGGCGGCTCGGGCTGCTGCTGTGCGCGGTGGTGTGCGGCAGCGTCGCCGGGCTGCCGCTGGTGTTCACGCTGGTGCCGTCGGTGGCCGCGCAACGGCTGTTCGGGCTGCCGCTGCCGTGGCTGCTGCTGGGCGGCCTGGTGTTCCCGGTGTTCGTCGCGGCGGGCTGGTTCTACGTCCGGCAGGCCGAGCGCGGCGAACGCGAGTTCGCCGAGCTGGTGGAGCGTTCGTGA